One genomic region from Magallana gigas chromosome 3, xbMagGiga1.1, whole genome shotgun sequence encodes:
- the LOC105318051 gene encoding multiple epidermal growth factor-like domains protein 6 isoform X11, which produces MYRQCSQTACLNGGRCVDGNTQRCVCPSGFQGSRCQYDVNECTKGLSGCDQDCLNTMGSFQCKCRQGFRLGRDGRTCEDINECDNGKGGCQHECHNTHGGYQCLCPVGYRLRADGRSCEAAGNVRKEKNKLETINSFVGEFDKNGDIFQKLEQGVENRNQEKKSHDEHFNKKLAQRTRKRDELTDLASVFKSRRLLNYQVESACRVNNGDCEQVCLEGSVRGHYRCGCREGYQLKSDSRTCELTDPCRNRNGDCEHTCINNNGNRVCECYRGYKLSADQRHCEDINECLNNNGGCSQECANTQGSFECRCHPGFQLGINRKSCYTSCVYEVRKTLSGTIHVPGVELEPVDSCAINNGGCAHSCRHEDGGAVCSCRKGYILQIDKKSCLDADECGLEQACCAHHCSNNPGGYTCSCRSGFALNRNDGCSCDDVNECLTDNGGCEQECVNKEGSFTCVCKPGYRLAPNNRGCILIDTGPHRGDIPSPLQYKASIRPLPLAESLKLQDELIDADIKYECVRGSFGPDCEWTCDSCQNGASCNHDNPGCLCAPGWQGFLCNQTCPLGFYGSGCSKNCTCQNDGTCDHVTGRCTCPPGVRGESCEDGCPAGFFGKNCDKICSTPCHSGHCNREFGYCQCPPGFVGPYCNARCPSFNWGSNCVNTCRCNRTTTDYCNPENGKCSCKKGFHGDQCEFRCSQGHYGKNCEEKCHCNNNQSCDPENGRCYLRCAQGRMGDSCDQICPRGSFGFNCEQKCNCHNSECSPETGRCICRAGMRGRHCNKPCRNGTWGVNCMYECTCKKGECDKVTGECICPDGWYGLECQNACPPNRYGFQCLLQCKCENNAMCNPTDGSCKCKEGFRGTFCDQVCPPGTYGPDCIYRCACKNGAECDHITGECICGPGWKGVGCDEMCEPGTYGAGCKEKCRCANGASCDHIGGGCTCDKGWQGKHCDKPCPQGFFGMDCRGVCNCGNNGAECNHVTGECKCSAGWTGMDCSKTCPLGTFGEGCQHQCHCGNGGTCDPVSGACVCAAGWRGNHCEEECPRGFYGINCLYHCFCRNDAPCNSITGECNCTSGFTGTACEKSCYEGFYGPNCVHQCKCVHGESCDKETGKCKCLPGYHGEFCDKECPQGFYGEDCDEGCGCQNGASCHHVTGTCTCTAGWRGRQCHRPCMRGFYGKDCMEVCRCEDDKPCDHVSGKCECPPGFTGSSCQENCPEGRFGEGCNETCDCDQNSVCDSVTGRCSCRPGYSGKNCSRGKKNRKNRKARGKQRNERISVVSFENKPKVRPNSESWRTGCEEGMFGVSCENKCNCENGATCDPTTGTCMCPLGYIGPTCSEPCPRGYTGQGCRHVCKCRNEATCDPENGRCLCPPGYHGDRCQFKCDENSFGKDCSGNCNCSENGRCDPVTGQCHCDLGWMGDRCDQLCPSGRFGPACVHSCVCQNNGSCDPVSGCCSCLPGFYGQSCEFSCPEGTHGLYCRETCSCKNSAKCNPINGQCRCKPGYHGDNCQHMCSRGFYGSKCREECQCGSSHCDHVTGECFCPVGLKGANCTNMCKQGKYGPNCEFFCDCDNQGFCDPESGACVCRGGFTGSRCQYISASSSTRRGDIPWNVHYFGRR; this is translated from the exons ATGTACA GACAATGCAGCCAGACAGCCTGTTTGAATGGGGGCCGGTGTGTGGATGGAAACACCCAGAGATGTGTCTGTCCATCTGGGTTCCAGGGGTCGCGCTGTCAGTATG ATGTAAATGAATGTACCAAGGGACTCAGTGGGTGTGACCAGGACTGTCTGAACACTATGGGGTCCTTTCAGTGCAAATGTAGGCAGGGCTTTAGGCTGGGCAGGGACGGAAGGACTTGTGAAG ACATTAATGAATGTGACAATGGAAAAGGGGGATGCCAGCACGAGTGTCATAACACCCACGGAGGGTACCAGTGTCTCTGTCCGGTGGGCTACCGGCTCAGGGCGGACGGTCGGAGCTGTGAGG CTGCTGGGAACGTGCGTAAGGAGAAAAATAAACTAGAAACAATTAACAGTTTTGTTGgagaatttgataaaaatggagatatctttcaaaaattagAACAAGGAGTGGAAAATCGAAACCAGGAAAAAAAGTCGCATGATGagcattttaacaaaaaattggcACAGAGAACTAGGAAGAGAGATGAGTTAACAGATTTGGCTTCTGTTTTCAAATCTCGGCGACTTCTGAATTACCAGG TGGAATCTGCTTGCCGAGTAAACAATGGGGACTGTGAACAGGTGTGTCTGGAGGGCTCCGTTCGGGGACACTACAGGTGTGGCTGTAGAGAGGGCTACCAACTCAAAAGTGATAGTCGGACTTGTGAAT TGACTGATCCCTGCAGAAACAGAAATGGAGACTGTGAACATACATGCATCAACAACAATGGTAACAGAGTGTGTGAATGTTACCGTGGATACAAGTTGTCAGCTGACCAGAGGCACTGTGAGG atattaatgaATGCTTGAACAACAATGGAGGCTGTAGTCAGGAGTGTGCCAACACGCAGGGTTCTTTCGAGTGTCGATGTCATCCAGGTTTCCAGCTGGGCATCAACAGGAAGTCATGCTACA CCTCTTGTGTCTATG AGGTACGGAAAACTCTATCAGGGACGATTCATGTGCCAG GGGTAGAACTGGAGCCAGTAGACAGCTGCGCCATCAACAATGGAGGATGTGCCCACAGTTGTCGCCACGAGGATGGAGGAGCCGTCTGCTCCTGTAGGAAAGGATACATCCTTCAGATAGACAAAAAGTCCTGTCTAG ATGCTGACGAGTGTGGCTTGGAGCAGGCTTGCTGTGCCCACCATTGCTCTAACAATCCAGGGGGCTACACCTGCAGTTGTAGAAGTGGCTTTGCTCTGAATCGAAATGATGGCTGCTCGTGTGATG atGTGAATGAGTGTTTGACGGATAATGGTGGTTGTGAACAGGAGTGTGTGAATAAGGAAGGTTCCTTCACCTGTGTATGTAAACCAGGATACAGACTTGCCCCCAACAATAGGGGGTGTATCT TGATAGATACTGGTCCCCACAGAGGGGACATCCCCTCCCCATTACAGTACAAGGCGTCAATACGGCCCCTCCCTCTGGCTGAAAGTCTCAAACTCCAAGATGAACTGATAGATGCTGATATCAAATATG AATGTGTGCGAGGAAGTTTTGGCCCAGACTGTGAGTGGACATGCGACAGCTGCCAGAATGGAGCCAGCTGTAACCATGACAACCCGGGCTGTCTGTGTGCCCCGGGGTGGCAGGGATTCCTCTGTAACCAGACCTGCCCACTG GGTTTCTATGGCAGTGGATGCAGTAAGAACTGTACCTGTCAGAATGATGGTACTTGTGACCATGTGACCGGGAGGTGTACCTGTCCCCCAGGGGTCAGGGGCGAGTCCTGTGAGGATGGCTGCCCTGCCGGGTTCTTTGGTAAAAACTGTGACAAGATCTGTTCTACACCTTGTCACAGTGGCCATTGCAATAG GGAGTTTGGGTACTGTCAGTGTCCCCCCGGATTTGTGGGACCCTACTGTAATGCTAGGTGTCCGTCCTTTAACTGGGGGTCAAACTGTGTGAACACATGTCGATGTAACAGGACCACAACAGATTACTGTAACCCAGAG AATGGCAAATGCTCATGTAAGAAGGGTTTCCATGGTGACCAGTGTGAGTTTCGATGTTCGCAAGGGCATTATGGGAAAAACTGTGAAGAGAAATGTCATTGCAATAACAACCAGTCATGTGACCCAGAAAATGGCCGCTGCTACCTCAGATGTGCCCAAGGCAGAATGGGTGACAGCTGTGATCAAA TTTGTCCTCGTGGAAGTTTTGGTTTTAACTGTGAACAGAAATGTAATTGTCACAATAGTGAGTGTAGCCCAGAGACTGGGCGCTGTATTTGTAGAGCAGGCATGCGGGGAAGACATTGTAATAAGC CTTGTCGTAATGGAACATGGGGAGTTAACTGCATGTATGAATGCACCTGCAAGAAAGGAGAGTGCGATAAGGTCACAGGGGAATGCATCTGTCCTGATGGATGGTATGGTCTTGAATGCCAAAATG CCTGTCCTCCAAATCGGTATGGTTTCCAGTGTTTGCTGCAGTGTAAGTGTGAGAACAACGCCATGTGTAACCCTACAGATGGCTCCTGTAAGTGTAAGGAGGGGTTCAGGGGCACCTTCTGTGACCAAG TGTGCCCCCCGGGGACGTATGGACCGGACTGTATCTACAGGTGTGCCTGTAAGAACGGGGCGGAGTGTGACCACATCACAGGGGAGTGTATCTGTGGGCCGGGCTGGAAGGGCGTAGGCTGTGATGAAA TGTGTGAGCCAGGCACTTATGGAGCAGGCTGTAAAGAAAAGTGTCGCTGTGCTAATGGGGCGTCATGTGACCATATTGGAGGAGGGTGCACCTGTGACAAAGGCTGGCAGGGGAAGCATTGTGACAAGCCCTGCCCCCAGGGATTTTTTGGCATGGACTGTCGGGGGGTCTGTAACTGTGGCAACAATGGCGCAGAGTGTAACCATGTGACCGGGGAGTGCAAGTGTTCAGCAGGCTGGACGGGGATGGACTGCTCCAAGACCTGTCCCCTGGGGACCTTTGGGGAGGGGTGTCAGCACCAGTGTCACTGTGGTAACGGGGGTACCTGTGATCCTGTGTCTGGAGCCTGTGTGTGTGCGGCGGGATGGAGGGGCAATCACTGCGAGGAGG AGTGTCCTCGTGGATTTTATGGAATCAATTGTTTGTACCACTGCTTTTGTCGAAATGATGCCCCATGTAACAGCATCACGGGAGAATGTAACTGTACAAGTGGCTTCACTGGAACAGCCTGTGAAAAAT CATGTTACGAGGGTTTCTATGGCCCCAACTGTGTACATCAGTGCAAGTGTGTGCATGGAGAATCCTGTGACAAAGAGACAGGCAAATGTAAATGTCTGCCAGGATACCATGGAGAGTTCTGTGACAAAG AGTGTCCACAGGGATTCTATGGGGAAGATTGTGATGAAGGTTGTGGGTGTCAGAATGGGGCGTCATGTCACCATGTTACCGGGACCTGTACGTGTACCGCTGGGTGGAGAGGCCGGCAGTGTCACCGAC CCTGCATGAGAGGATTTTATGGCAAAGACTGTATGGAGGTGTGCCGGTGTGAGGATGACAAGCCATGTGACCATGTCTCGGGGAAATGTGAATGTCCACCAGGGTTCACCGGCAGCAGCTGTCAGGAGA ATTGTCCTGAGGGTCGGTTTGGGGAGGGATGTAACGAGACCTGTGACTGTGACCAGAACTCGGTCTGTGACTCAGTTACTGGGCGCTGCAGCTGTAGACCGGGCTACTCCGGCAAGAACTGCTCCAGAG GGAAAAAGAATAGAAAAAATAGGAAAGCTCGAGGAAAGCAGAGAAATGAGAGAATATCAGTCGTGTCTTTTGAAAACAAACCCAAAGTGAGGCCCAACTCAG AATCCTGGAGAACTG GTTGTGAAGAGGGAATGTTTGGTGTAAGCTGTGAAAACAAGTGTAACTGTGAGAATGGGGCCACTTGTGACCCTACCACAGGGACATGCATGTGTCCTTTGGGTTATATCGGCCCCACCTGCTCTGAGCCCTGTCCCCGGGGATATACAGGTCAGGGCTGTAGACATGTCTGTAAGTGTAGAAATGAGGCAACCTGTGACCCAGAAAATGGCCGGTGTCTGTGTCCACCTGGTTACCATGGAGACAGATGCCAATTTA AATGTGATGAAAACAGTTTTGGCAAGGACTGCAGTGGAAATTGCAACTGTTCTGAAAATGGTCGCTGTGACCCGGTGACAGGTCAATGTCACTGTGACCTTGGCTGGATGGGGGACAGGTGCGATCAGCTGTGTCCTTCGGGAAGGTTTGGGCCGGCCTGTGTCCACTCTTGTGTGTGTCAGAACAATGGGTCATGTGACCCAGTGAGCGGATGTTGCAGCTGCCTGCCAGGGTTCTATGGACAGAGCTGTGAATTCA